Proteins co-encoded in one Candidatus Brocadia sp. genomic window:
- the hpnH gene encoding adenosyl-hopene transferase HpnH, translated as MRVSLSLGSSLTKYLIKNKFLSRERFPLVLMLEITHLCNLACEGCGRIREYRETMREMLSPEECIQAVEECPAPVVSVTGGEPLMHPEIDKIIRGILDKKRHIYLCTNGILLADAIKKLKPSKYVNINVHIDGLAETHDAIAGKGVFDRATRAIREAKRAGFNVCTNTTIYKNTSEDEIEELFSFLEGLGVDGMLVSPGFSFEHNENEVFLCRNEIQERFGFIYGISKKYKILNSPLYLKFLKGERYLRCTPWGNPTRNYLGWKSPCYLITDTHYKTFAEYMENTDWEKYQEGNDPRCENCMMHCGFEPTVVLEGGKRLSDIIEMAKWSFS; from the coding sequence ATGAGGGTATCATTATCATTAGGTTCTTCTTTGACAAAATATCTGATTAAGAACAAGTTTTTATCCAGAGAACGGTTTCCACTGGTATTAATGTTAGAGATTACTCATTTATGCAATCTCGCTTGTGAGGGTTGCGGCCGCATACGGGAGTACCGGGAAACCATGCGGGAGATGTTAAGTCCTGAAGAGTGTATTCAGGCGGTGGAAGAATGTCCCGCACCTGTTGTCTCTGTTACAGGCGGCGAGCCACTGATGCACCCTGAGATTGATAAAATTATCCGTGGTATCCTGGATAAAAAAAGGCACATCTATTTGTGTACCAATGGCATCTTATTGGCAGACGCGATAAAAAAGCTGAAGCCCAGTAAATATGTTAACATTAATGTTCACATCGATGGCCTTGCTGAAACACATGATGCTATTGCAGGGAAAGGGGTCTTTGATCGTGCAACCAGGGCTATTCGGGAGGCAAAACGGGCGGGATTTAATGTCTGCACAAACACAACCATATATAAGAATACCAGTGAAGATGAGATAGAGGAATTGTTTTCATTTCTGGAGGGGTTAGGTGTCGATGGTATGCTGGTTTCCCCTGGCTTTAGTTTTGAACACAACGAGAATGAGGTGTTCCTTTGCCGGAATGAGATACAGGAACGATTTGGATTCATTTATGGAATTTCAAAGAAATACAAGATACTGAACTCTCCCCTGTATTTAAAATTTTTAAAGGGGGAAAGGTACCTAAGGTGTACACCCTGGGGAAATCCAACCCGAAACTATTTAGGCTGGAAAAGCCCTTGTTACCTTATTACAGATACTCACTATAAAACCTTTGCTGAGTACATGGAAAATACGGATTGGGAGAAGTATCAGGAAGGCAATGACCCGCGTTGCGAAAATTGTATGATGCACTGCGGTTTTGAGCCCACAGTAGTGTTAGAAGGTGGAAAACGATTATCTGATATCATTGAAATGGCCAAATGGAGTTTCAGCTAG
- the shc gene encoding squalene--hopene cyclase: MRNFLISFFERLETSIHKFNGNGNGNGNGNGNHPIPELSEHELRFESMPLGAGFHTPLSTKNPLDITIYRAQQYLLRNQNRSDGHWVGILEADTTITSEYIMLMHFLGKVNQEKQRLAANLLCEHQISDGGWNIYYGGPSEISASVKAYFALKLAGYSANEPFMQKARKRILEMGGIMKANCFTKIYLAMFGQVDWQAVPAVPAEMILFPPGFYFSIYEMSYWSRCIVVPLSIAIAKKPHIPVGDDMLKELYLIPREKVVYRIKRDQSGLSWHNFFIDADSIFRRYEQQPIKFIRRMALRKAEKWMLDHVEKSGGLGAIWPAMVNSIFAMKCLGYPDDHPALKSQLQEVENLVVYEVNKLYLQPCVSPVWDTAWAIIALHDSGIPGSDPALQKAGRWLISKEVRNFGDWALKCKVEEPSGWYFQYANEFYPDTDDSAAVLMALQRVSLPETAHKEASVLRGLRWIMAMQCDDGGWGAFDRNNNRAILNHIPFADFNALLDPSTSDVTARCTEFLGRIGFSKTSGQIRMAIEFLKKEQEKDGTWFGRWGANYIYGTWSVLAGLAAVGEDMNKPYIKKAVAWLKSVQNSDGGWGETIKSYDDPFLKAIGKSTPSQTAWALLGLMAAGEIHSDAVERGIKFLLMKQKEDGSWDEVEFTATGFPKVFYLKYHMYRNYFPLMALGRYRNSIHNKV; the protein is encoded by the coding sequence ATGAGAAATTTCTTAATTAGCTTTTTTGAACGATTGGAAACAAGTATCCATAAATTCAACGGCAACGGAAATGGGAACGGGAACGGGAACGGCAATCACCCTATTCCTGAATTATCCGAGCATGAATTAAGATTCGAAAGTATGCCTCTTGGGGCAGGTTTCCATACTCCGTTGTCAACAAAAAATCCCCTGGACATTACCATATATAGGGCACAACAATACCTTCTCCGCAATCAAAACCGGTCTGATGGACATTGGGTGGGAATCTTAGAGGCAGATACTACCATAACATCTGAATACATCATGCTCATGCATTTTCTTGGAAAGGTAAACCAGGAAAAACAGAGATTGGCAGCGAATCTACTCTGTGAACATCAGATCTCTGACGGGGGGTGGAATATTTATTACGGAGGGCCGAGCGAAATCAGCGCTTCGGTAAAGGCCTATTTTGCCTTGAAATTGGCAGGATACTCTGCAAACGAACCCTTTATGCAAAAAGCCAGGAAGCGCATCCTTGAGATGGGCGGCATCATGAAGGCCAACTGTTTTACGAAAATTTATCTTGCCATGTTTGGACAGGTTGATTGGCAGGCTGTACCCGCCGTTCCGGCCGAAATGATCCTGTTTCCACCGGGTTTTTATTTTAGCATCTACGAGATGTCGTATTGGTCGAGATGTATTGTTGTTCCTCTTTCCATTGCCATAGCTAAAAAGCCGCATATTCCGGTAGGGGATGACATGCTGAAGGAACTTTACCTGATCCCGCGCGAAAAGGTAGTTTACCGTATTAAGCGGGACCAATCGGGATTGAGCTGGCATAATTTCTTTATTGATGCCGATAGTATTTTCAGGAGATATGAACAGCAACCCATTAAATTTATCAGAAGGATGGCTCTCCGCAAGGCAGAAAAATGGATGCTGGACCATGTGGAAAAATCCGGTGGTTTAGGGGCTATATGGCCCGCAATGGTCAACTCGATCTTTGCCATGAAATGTCTTGGATATCCGGATGACCACCCCGCATTAAAAAGCCAGTTGCAAGAGGTAGAAAACCTGGTTGTATACGAAGTGAATAAACTCTATTTACAACCATGCGTATCGCCTGTCTGGGATACGGCATGGGCAATCATTGCGCTTCATGACTCGGGGATACCCGGCAGCGATCCGGCATTACAAAAAGCAGGGCGATGGCTCATCAGCAAGGAAGTCAGGAATTTTGGAGATTGGGCTTTAAAGTGCAAGGTGGAAGAACCGAGCGGCTGGTATTTCCAATATGCAAACGAGTTTTATCCCGATACCGACGACAGTGCGGCCGTGCTTATGGCATTACAGCGGGTATCATTGCCTGAAACTGCCCACAAGGAGGCATCGGTTTTACGTGGATTACGATGGATTATGGCTATGCAATGTGATGATGGAGGTTGGGGCGCATTTGACCGCAACAATAACAGAGCTATTCTCAATCACATACCGTTTGCGGATTTTAATGCATTATTAGACCCGAGTACGAGCGATGTTACTGCCCGATGTACAGAATTTTTAGGTCGTATTGGGTTTAGTAAGACCTCGGGCCAGATTCGCATGGCGATAGAATTTCTCAAAAAAGAACAGGAAAAAGACGGAACATGGTTTGGGCGTTGGGGCGCAAACTATATTTACGGCACATGGTCTGTGCTCGCCGGACTTGCAGCAGTTGGAGAGGACATGAACAAGCCGTATATCAAAAAGGCCGTTGCGTGGTTGAAAAGTGTCCAAAATTCCGATGGGGGATGGGGCGAGACGATAAAATCGTATGATGACCCATTCCTTAAGGCAATTGGCAAAAGTACGCCTTCGCAGACGGCGTGGGCTTTGTTGGGTTTAATGGCCGCAGGCGAGATACATTCTGATGCAGTAGAAAGGGGAATAAAATTTTTATTAATGAAACAAAAAGAAGACGGAAGCTGGGATGAAGTTGAATTTACCGCAACGGGTTTCCCTAAGGTCTTTTATTTAAAATACCATATGTATCGCAACTATTTCCCCTTGATGGCATTGGGGAGATATCGCAATTCCATACATAACAAGGTGTGA
- a CDS encoding ISL3 family transposase: MRLDTITELLRIPGFKVTHMISSTESSIEFLLEQEEERASVCSGCGKVHNTAVHSVGRITVEDLPMSGRRVYLHVPKRKSMCLEDGSIRVEEHEWIRGRFTKRFVEQVYRLTSITTNKEAGWFLGIDDETVYRIDKEMLEELSLERIEKVKAPRHMSVDEVAWQKWHKYVTNVVDVEKRKVIWNHDGRGKTTLDKFYRKIGKEGCKRIKAVASDGAKGFLTSTKEHLKNALIVLDHFHVKKYLNEAVDAVRKEELRKARQQNQEDLSRILHCNKRFILMQNKVTNKQKDILDKLSTLNEKVYKAMLLKEQFLSLYVASNRRVAYANLRAWIGTVIRSGIASFVELGYKFFRKRHYVLNYFVCKITSAISEGINNKIKRLKRMAYGYRDVKYFLLKIHQHCGLLDPKLST; this comes from the coding sequence ATGCGGTTAGATACTATCACAGAATTATTACGAATTCCAGGATTTAAAGTAACGCATATGATATCCAGCACGGAAAGCAGTATAGAGTTTTTATTGGAGCAAGAGGAAGAAAGAGCGAGTGTATGTTCAGGTTGCGGTAAAGTGCACAATACGGCAGTGCATAGTGTGGGAAGAATAACAGTAGAAGACCTACCGATGAGTGGTAGGAGGGTATATTTGCACGTACCGAAGAGGAAATCGATGTGCCTTGAAGATGGGAGTATTCGGGTAGAGGAGCACGAGTGGATAAGGGGGAGATTTACGAAGCGTTTTGTGGAACAGGTGTATCGACTGACCTCAATAACGACAAATAAGGAAGCAGGATGGTTTCTTGGAATAGACGATGAGACGGTGTACCGGATAGATAAGGAGATGTTAGAGGAGTTATCACTGGAGAGAATTGAGAAAGTGAAGGCGCCGCGTCATATGAGTGTGGATGAGGTTGCATGGCAGAAGTGGCACAAGTATGTTACCAATGTTGTTGATGTGGAAAAGCGCAAGGTGATTTGGAATCACGATGGACGGGGCAAGACAACGCTGGATAAATTTTATCGTAAGATAGGCAAGGAAGGTTGTAAGAGGATAAAGGCAGTGGCAAGTGATGGAGCAAAGGGTTTTCTTACGTCTACGAAAGAGCATTTGAAGAATGCCTTGATAGTATTGGATCATTTTCATGTAAAGAAGTATCTCAATGAGGCAGTAGATGCGGTAAGGAAGGAAGAACTCAGAAAAGCCAGGCAACAAAACCAGGAAGACTTGAGTCGAATTCTTCATTGCAACAAGAGGTTTATATTGATGCAAAATAAGGTTACAAATAAGCAGAAGGACATTTTAGATAAACTCTCAACGCTCAATGAGAAGGTATATAAGGCAATGCTTTTAAAGGAGCAGTTTCTTTCTCTTTATGTAGCAAGTAATCGAAGGGTAGCATATGCAAATCTGAGGGCGTGGATAGGGACAGTAATAAGGTCTGGGATAGCATCATTTGTAGAGCTAGGATACAAATTTTTCCGGAAGAGGCATTATGTTCTGAACTATTTTGTTTGCAAAATAACGTCCGCTATATCAGAAGGAATCAATAACAAAATAAAGAGGTTAAAGCGCATGGCATACGGTTATCGAGACGTCAAATACTTCTTACTCAAGATTCATCAACATTGCGGACTTCTTGACCCTAAGCTTTCAACTTAA
- a CDS encoding mechanosensitive ion channel, producing the protein MQTTYVHAFEEVFGIVLGIIRSVFINFRSYQFDAKEIVITVFNYGGCTNTMKTKTGLIALLIVISSFLFLKNIPVCGQAENRELPAAGNPAATGAVNTIDALTGVIQVIRELGKEIEDKKTKLHEAETHEERSEISKEIDKLNERLESLRVNFEEIATGLDLETFYAKPQKRFDWKEEIQTLIGPIINDLKSMTARPRLIENLRTQVDYYEKQIFLVRNAIENIHNLAAQVKGENLKNQLIDLETEWYNKGKQISSQLTVAKYQLADKLSERKSFLESSKNIVQVFFKSRGRNFVLSVLAFLFVFFLLRYIHRHIYRGSFIHKTVASSFYIRLAEVLYYVLTFVGATGALLIVLYICGDWVLLGIAFIFIIGLIWAAKQTLPRFYEQGTLLLNLGTVKENERVIYNGLPWKVASLHLYTLLVNQELKGGMLRIPIRDLKDIRSRPYHPDEPWFPCKENDWVLLADGTMGRVVTQTPETVQLIIGGGSYKTYPTEEFLKQNPTNISRNFRVNVTFGIDYQYQSISTTEIPDKLREMIKAGLINEGYGNDIIKLTVEFKAVGDSSLDYIILADFSGQVAKDYYKLSRIIQKIALNTCNKFGWEIPYTTYTIHTAPSQSQQRISVPIQPTTDTAKVTETSS; encoded by the coding sequence ATGCAGACAACATATGTCCATGCATTTGAGGAAGTATTTGGTATCGTATTGGGTATAATCCGCTCAGTTTTCATAAATTTTCGGTCTTATCAATTTGATGCAAAAGAAATTGTTATCACGGTGTTCAATTATGGAGGCTGTACAAATACAATGAAAACAAAGACAGGTCTTATTGCGCTTCTTATCGTCATTTCGTCTTTCCTTTTTTTGAAGAATATCCCGGTGTGCGGGCAAGCAGAAAACCGGGAACTCCCTGCTGCCGGTAACCCGGCTGCCACAGGAGCGGTGAATACAATAGACGCCCTTACCGGCGTTATTCAAGTAATTAGGGAATTAGGGAAAGAAATCGAAGACAAAAAAACGAAACTCCATGAGGCGGAAACACATGAAGAGAGATCAGAAATATCGAAAGAAATTGATAAACTGAATGAACGATTGGAATCTCTCAGGGTAAATTTTGAGGAAATTGCAACTGGTCTGGATTTGGAGACGTTTTATGCAAAACCTCAAAAACGTTTTGACTGGAAGGAGGAAATCCAAACCCTGATAGGGCCGATTATTAATGACTTGAAAAGCATGACTGCCCGCCCACGGTTAATTGAAAATCTGCGGACACAAGTGGATTACTACGAAAAGCAAATTTTCCTGGTAAGAAATGCCATAGAAAATATCCACAATCTTGCTGCTCAAGTGAAGGGTGAAAATCTGAAAAATCAACTCATTGACCTTGAAACTGAATGGTATAATAAAGGAAAACAAATTTCAAGCCAGCTTACCGTGGCAAAATACCAATTGGCTGATAAATTGAGTGAAAGGAAATCTTTTCTTGAATCGAGCAAAAATATCGTGCAGGTATTTTTCAAAAGCCGGGGGAGAAATTTTGTCTTATCCGTATTAGCATTCCTTTTTGTATTCTTTTTGCTTCGTTACATTCACCGACATATCTATAGAGGCAGTTTTATTCACAAGACGGTGGCGAGTTCGTTTTACATTCGCCTTGCAGAAGTGTTATATTATGTACTCACATTTGTCGGCGCTACCGGGGCATTATTGATCGTATTGTATATTTGCGGTGATTGGGTACTTTTGGGTATTGCATTCATTTTTATTATAGGGCTTATTTGGGCGGCGAAGCAAACTCTTCCTCGTTTCTATGAACAAGGCACCCTTTTATTAAACCTTGGAACTGTGAAGGAAAATGAACGCGTGATATACAATGGTCTTCCATGGAAGGTGGCTTCGTTGCACCTCTATACCCTCCTGGTTAATCAGGAATTGAAGGGTGGAATGCTCAGGATTCCCATACGGGATTTGAAAGATATCAGATCGCGCCCATATCATCCGGATGAACCCTGGTTTCCTTGCAAAGAAAACGATTGGGTGCTTCTGGCAGATGGGACAATGGGTAGGGTGGTTACACAGACTCCCGAGACTGTACAACTTATTATCGGCGGTGGCAGTTATAAAACTTATCCTACGGAAGAATTTTTGAAACAAAATCCAACGAATATTTCCAGGAATTTTCGCGTTAATGTTACCTTTGGTATTGATTACCAGTATCAGTCAATAAGTACTACAGAAATTCCTGATAAACTGAGAGAAATGATAAAGGCTGGGCTTATAAACGAAGGTTATGGGAATGACATCATCAAGCTTACTGTGGAATTTAAAGCAGTCGGCGATTCATCTCTCGACTATATAATTCTTGCTGATTTTTCGGGGCAGGTTGCAAAAGATTATTATAAACTTTCCCGAATCATTCAAAAAATTGCATTAAACACATGCAATAAATTTGGGTGGGAAATTCCTTACACGACATACACCATCCATACTGCTCCATCTCAGTCTCAGCAAAGAATTTCTGTGCCGATTCAACCCACCACAGATACCGCAAAGGTCACAGAGACTTCATCTTGA
- a CDS encoding DUF488 domain-containing protein — MKKGAPETSSAVLTIGHSTHTLDVFIKLLQAHGVKHVIDVRTVPRSRRNPQFNRETLPNSLKAAGIAYTHMPGLGGLRRPRPDSPNTGWRNASFRGFADYMQTPEFRENLETLTELASKDRIALMCAEALPWRCHRSLITDALLVREIQVEHIMNEKHRQAHKLTPWAVINGANITYPPASAQTGIEAGKEC; from the coding sequence ATGAAAAAAGGCGCACCCGAAACATCTTCTGCCGTACTGACGATCGGTCATTCTACGCATACACTTGATGTCTTCATAAAACTCTTACAAGCCCATGGCGTAAAACATGTAATAGATGTTCGTACCGTACCACGCTCACGGCGCAACCCGCAGTTTAACCGGGAAACACTGCCAAATAGCCTGAAAGCTGCTGGGATAGCTTACACACATATGCCAGGACTCGGAGGTCTTCGGCGTCCACGTCCCGATTCACCTAACACAGGATGGCGTAATGCATCCTTCAGGGGTTTCGCCGACTACATGCAAACGCCGGAATTTAGGGAAAACTTAGAAACACTCACTGAACTGGCAAGTAAAGATCGCATCGCATTGATGTGTGCGGAAGCTTTGCCCTGGCGCTGCCATCGCTCCCTGATTACCGACGCATTACTTGTTCGGGAAATTCAGGTTGAACATATTATGAATGAGAAACACAGGCAGGCCCATAAGCTCACACCCTGGGCCGTGATAAATGGCGCGAACATCACGTATCCTCCAGCATCAGCTCAGACCGGCATTGAAGCTGGAAAAGAATGTTGA
- the corA gene encoding magnesium/cobalt transporter CorA, with protein sequence MAKLIKKRSEKAGLLPDALIHIGERKTEKVKITITEYDEMHFHEQEAKAIEECFPFKDKGRPTIAWINIDGIHRSDILGRLGEGFGLHPLTVEDIMNTDQRPKIEDFKEYSYIALKMLQFSGKDSEVISEQVSLVLGSNFVISFQEREVDIFHVIRERIRTNKGRIRKMGADYLAYCLLDAIVDNYFIIMETLGEKIESLEDELVSNPTPRVLHAIYNLKRNMILLRRSVWPLRELIGGLERGESSLIQESTRIYLKDIYDHTIHIIDTLETFREMVAGMLEIYLSSISNRLNAVIKVLTMIATIFMPLTFIAGIYGMNFKHMPGLEWRWGYPLILLVMSTIGITMVYYFKKKKW encoded by the coding sequence ATGGCGAAACTAATCAAAAAAAGATCGGAGAAAGCCGGCCTCCTGCCAGACGCACTGATCCACATTGGAGAGAGAAAGACTGAAAAGGTAAAGATTACGATCACAGAGTATGATGAAATGCATTTTCATGAACAAGAGGCGAAGGCAATTGAGGAATGTTTTCCTTTTAAGGATAAGGGCCGGCCTACGATAGCGTGGATAAATATCGACGGAATTCACCGGAGTGATATATTAGGGAGACTCGGTGAAGGTTTTGGGCTTCATCCACTCACTGTGGAGGATATTATGAATACCGATCAGCGGCCAAAGATTGAGGATTTTAAAGAATATAGTTATATTGCGCTTAAAATGCTGCAGTTTTCTGGTAAGGATAGCGAGGTTATCTCTGAACAGGTTAGCCTGGTTTTAGGGTCAAATTTTGTCATTTCATTCCAGGAACGAGAGGTTGATATTTTTCATGTAATCAGGGAACGGATCAGAACAAATAAAGGCCGCATAAGAAAGATGGGCGCTGATTACCTTGCGTATTGCCTGCTCGATGCAATAGTTGACAACTACTTCATCATCATGGAAACACTGGGAGAAAAGATAGAATCATTGGAGGATGAATTAGTCAGTAATCCGACCCCCAGGGTTTTACATGCCATCTATAATCTGAAAAGGAACATGATATTATTACGCAGGTCAGTATGGCCATTGCGGGAGTTAATCGGTGGTTTGGAGAGGGGAGAATCTTCACTGATTCAGGAATCTACCAGAATTTACCTGAAGGATATTTATGACCACACAATTCACATAATTGATACCCTGGAAACCTTTCGGGAAATGGTTGCTGGAATGCTTGAAATCTATCTTTCGAGCATCAGTAACAGATTGAATGCCGTCATAAAGGTGCTTACCATGATTGCCACAATCTTTATGCCACTCACCTTCATCGCTGGCATCTATGGAATGAATTTTAAACACATGCCGGGGCTTGAATGGCGCTGGGGGTATCCGCTGATTTTACTCGTCATGTCCACTATAGGCATTACCATGGTGTATTACTTCAAGAAGAAAAAATGGTAA
- a CDS encoding insulinase family protein yields the protein MSFIPRLWYQLKIRYFQWNAQKGIRNLIAIMVVSILMACHLGYGEDQNNQIASLFKETQQASVFYLDNGMEVILVENHASPMIAAVTIVKTGSRNEDEASNGSAHFLEHLLFNGTKTRTQKQIYDEMDFYGGYNNAHTGQDYTNYMVLMPKEYIAQGMDIQADMLFNSTLPEEKFEKERGIVIEEIGKSADRPEYQVNNHFQRTLFAGTPYERPVLGTVSTITHLKRESVWEYYRTWYVPNNMTLMVIGDFSTPEMVKLVKEKYGLYPAGPIPEHKTITLNPPQKLRISKANGMGKFPKDRQYLNMGYLLPPPVSDDFQALVLLSEFLGGRENAVLKALFKQEQYKNMVETIDTSIDFNRDFSTLQISAELPMNADAGRVVELIMQAVQGMAKKTVPENEVKSTLIARATHELYLQESLHYYGMMKSGYLAAGGYALLRNYMDGLMKVTPQAIQKTAEKYVSTQVPVVTLMTPPVEKTTEDVSTQSVNQYKMETLKNGLTVVVKENRDSRVAGIHLLAKDRSLSEGKEKWGMTEILQRMLLDGGTTEHPDNTLYQAFESIGAEIKLCDDPSVPFDDYYHTPRFAYIRLKIIDAFFEKGLNLLSEMILQPNLTEKTLAEAKKEVITLSANAKMSTPKVAERIFYDNLFKENPGFGRLFGDVKQLERIQLKDIQDFHRKFYNPANLMLVISGNIPIEKALSLIRQCFGGVWGEAGWHPPAFTPQFQALGTTIREKMGKQQSSISVANVCDVSEEDQPALYVMETIFSDRLAFNLREKQGLAYSIGVSFHKFDGVQWYRISMGTRPENIERAINGICNEIHSMREAKIEEQEVQKTINAILGRRGMRRLDRVSQAYYISMEVFDGKGPEADDQDAEKLKKVTVQDVERLARQVFQNDNYLIVIVE from the coding sequence ATGTCATTTATTCCTAGACTCTGGTATCAGTTGAAAATCCGGTATTTTCAGTGGAATGCGCAAAAAGGCATAAGGAATCTCATTGCGATCATGGTAGTATCCATCTTGATGGCATGCCATCTGGGTTATGGAGAAGATCAAAACAACCAAATAGCATCTTTATTCAAAGAAACACAACAAGCCTCGGTATTTTACCTGGATAATGGCATGGAAGTGATCCTCGTGGAAAACCATGCCAGTCCCATGATCGCAGCAGTAACTATTGTTAAGACCGGCAGTCGGAATGAAGATGAGGCCAGCAATGGATCTGCCCATTTTTTGGAACATTTGTTATTTAACGGCACAAAGACACGCACGCAGAAACAGATTTACGACGAAATGGATTTTTACGGTGGCTATAACAACGCCCATACCGGTCAGGATTACACCAACTACATGGTCCTTATGCCGAAGGAGTATATCGCTCAGGGGATGGATATCCAGGCGGATATGCTCTTCAATTCCACCCTGCCCGAAGAAAAGTTCGAAAAGGAACGCGGCATCGTTATAGAAGAAATAGGCAAAAGCGCAGACCGGCCTGAATATCAGGTCAACAACCATTTTCAGAGGACTCTTTTTGCAGGCACACCATACGAACGCCCGGTACTTGGGACAGTTTCCACCATTACACATCTCAAACGGGAAAGCGTATGGGAATATTACCGGACGTGGTATGTACCCAATAACATGACCTTAATGGTAATTGGTGATTTTTCAACCCCGGAGATGGTGAAATTGGTTAAAGAAAAATATGGCCTATATCCAGCGGGTCCTATACCAGAGCACAAAACCATAACCCTTAATCCACCACAAAAATTACGCATTAGCAAGGCAAATGGTATGGGCAAATTTCCAAAGGATCGTCAGTATCTGAATATGGGTTATCTCTTGCCACCGCCAGTTTCTGATGATTTTCAAGCGCTGGTATTGCTCTCTGAATTTCTCGGTGGCAGGGAGAATGCCGTTCTGAAAGCATTATTTAAACAAGAGCAATATAAAAATATGGTTGAAACAATTGATACCAGCATAGATTTCAACCGTGATTTTTCAACGTTACAGATATCTGCCGAACTTCCCATGAATGCTGATGCAGGGCGTGTGGTAGAATTGATTATGCAGGCGGTGCAAGGCATGGCAAAAAAAACCGTTCCAGAAAATGAAGTGAAATCAACGCTGATTGCGAGGGCAACGCACGAACTTTATTTGCAGGAAAGTTTACACTACTACGGTATGATGAAATCAGGTTATCTGGCCGCTGGCGGCTATGCCCTTCTTCGCAATTACATGGATGGTTTAATGAAGGTAACACCGCAGGCTATTCAAAAGACAGCTGAAAAATACGTGAGTACCCAGGTGCCTGTGGTTACATTGATGACCCCTCCGGTTGAGAAAACAACCGAAGATGTTTCGACTCAATCGGTCAATCAATATAAAATGGAAACGTTGAAAAATGGCCTGACAGTTGTTGTGAAAGAAAACCGGGACAGCCGGGTCGCTGGTATACATCTTCTGGCAAAAGATCGTAGCCTGAGCGAAGGTAAAGAGAAGTGGGGTATGACGGAAATCTTACAGCGCATGCTCCTCGATGGCGGAACTACAGAACACCCGGACAATACGCTGTATCAGGCATTTGAGTCCATTGGTGCTGAAATAAAACTTTGCGATGACCCATCCGTTCCTTTCGATGACTATTACCATACCCCCCGTTTTGCTTACATCCGGTTAAAGATAATAGATGCCTTTTTTGAGAAGGGATTGAATCTGCTTTCGGAAATGATATTGCAGCCAAACCTTACTGAAAAAACCCTTGCTGAAGCGAAGAAAGAGGTTATAACGCTATCGGCTAATGCTAAGATGAGTACACCAAAGGTAGCAGAGCGAATCTTTTATGATAACCTGTTTAAAGAAAACCCCGGTTTTGGACGGCTGTTTGGGGATGTTAAACAACTAGAACGGATTCAATTAAAAGATATACAGGACTTCCACCGTAAGTTTTACAACCCTGCGAACCTGATGCTGGTTATCTCTGGTAATATACCGATCGAAAAGGCACTATCATTGATCAGACAATGTTTTGGGGGTGTTTGGGGTGAGGCAGGATGGCATCCCCCAGCATTTACGCCGCAGTTTCAGGCCCTTGGTACTACGATACGTGAAAAGATGGGGAAACAGCAGTCGTCTATCTCTGTGGCAAATGTCTGTGATGTGAGCGAGGAAGATCAACCGGCGCTCTATGTAATGGAAACCATCTTTAGTGACAGGCTCGCTTTTAATCTGCGTGAAAAGCAAGGTCTCGCTTACAGTATTGGCGTTTCCTTTCATAAATTCGATGGTGTTCAGTGGTATCGTATATCGATGGGTACACGGCCGGAAAACATAGAACGGGCCATCAACGGTATTTGCAATGAGATTCACTCCATGCGTGAAGCAAAGATCGAAGAACAGGAAGTCCAAAAAACCATAAATGCCATTTTGGGAAGACGTGGCATGCGCAGGCTGGACCGGGTAAGCCAGGCATATTACATAAGCATGGAGGTGTTTGACGGCAAAGGACCAGAGGCAGACGATCAGGATGCAGAGAAGCTAAAAAAGGTTACTGTACAGGATGTGGAACGCCTGGCCAGACAAGTCTTCCAGAATGACAACTATTTAATCGTGATTGTGGAATAA